A single genomic interval of Blattabacterium sp. (Nauphoeta cinerea) harbors:
- a CDS encoding glycogen/starch synthase: protein MTGKRILYVSSDLFPFSSENPISLSVLKATKFMQSIGNDVRIFMPRFGVINERRHQLHEVIRLSGMNLVINDIDQPLLIKVASIPDARLQVYFIDNEEYFKRKAIDENENGVFFSDNDERALFFTKGVLETVKKLNWKPDIIHIYGWMSSFIPLYIKNFYKSDPVYQSVKIVVSIYNKPFKGSLNKDIIQKIKLDGIKSKKLKLLENPNYFNLIKLCMCFSDAIIKGDIFFPDEIENYIKINKLLVLKYYPVEEIETVYQQFYKETVLEQIN, encoded by the coding sequence ATGACAGGTAAACGTATATTATATGTTTCTTCGGATTTATTCCCTTTTTCTTCAGAGAATCCGATTTCTTTATCGGTATTGAAAGCCACTAAATTTATGCAATCAATAGGAAACGATGTACGTATATTTATGCCCCGTTTTGGAGTAATTAATGAGAGAAGACATCAATTACATGAAGTAATTCGTTTGTCCGGCATGAATTTAGTAATAAATGATATTGATCAACCTTTATTAATAAAAGTAGCTTCCATTCCTGATGCTAGATTACAAGTTTATTTTATAGATAACGAAGAATATTTTAAAAGAAAGGCAATAGATGAAAATGAAAATGGAGTTTTTTTTTCAGATAATGATGAAAGAGCTTTGTTTTTTACAAAAGGAGTTTTAGAAACTGTTAAAAAATTAAATTGGAAACCTGATATCATTCATATATATGGATGGATGAGTTCTTTTATCCCTTTATACATTAAAAACTTTTATAAAAGTGATCCTGTGTATCAAAGTGTAAAAATTGTTGTATCTATTTATAATAAACCTTTTAAAGGATCTTTAAATAAAGATATTATTCAAAAAATAAAACTTGATGGAATCAAGTCTAAAAAATTAAAACTGTTAGAAAATCCAAATTATTTTAATCTAATTAAATTATGTATGTGTTTTTCGGACGCTATTATAAAAGGAGATATTTTTTTTCCCGATGAAATCGAAAATTATATAAAAATAAATAAATTGTTAGTATTAAAATATTATCCTGTAGAAGAAATAGAAACCGTTTATCAACAATTTTATAAAGAAACTGTTCTAGAACAGATAAATTAA
- the glmS gene encoding glutamine--fructose-6-phosphate transaminase (isomerizing) gives MCGIIGYLGYREAYPILINGLKKLEYRGYDSSGIAVFYENGYNLYKTKGRVLELEKKISSSQVEIKGTTGIGHTRWATHGIPDDINAHPHISNSNEIIIIHNGIIENYFAIKIILLKNGFTFKSKTDTEVLVNLIEYIKKENKLSLEEAVRISLNEIVGAYSIAVVEKSHPETVIIAKLGSPLSLGVNEKEFFVASDPISFADYTKNVLYLKDGEMAILKKDKELDLRKIIDNHKLNPIIKKLQINLQEIEKGKYKYFMLKEIYEQPKTILDTLRGRLLIPEKIICINGIESNKDIFVNAKCITIIACGTSWHASLIGEYLLEELARIPVEVEYASEFRYRNPIIRKKDVIIVISQSGETADTLAALKLAKKKGAFVFGICNVVGSSIARNVDAGAYTHAGPEIGVASTKAFTAQITVLILLALIIGKHRSVIDNSRYKFLCQELGSVPEKVDCVLKMDDIIKKISQVYYDVNNFLYLGRGINFPVALEGALKLKEISYIHAEGYPAAEMKHGPIALVDENMPVVIIATKKGYYDKIIGNIQEIKARKGKVIAIINENDIQANLLADHAIRIPNISEVLSPLLTVIPLQLLAYQIAYIRGENVDQPRNLAKSVTVE, from the coding sequence ATGTGTGGTATAATTGGTTATTTGGGTTATAGAGAAGCTTATCCTATTCTTATTAATGGATTAAAAAAATTGGAATATAGAGGATACGACAGTTCTGGTATTGCCGTTTTTTATGAGAATGGATATAATTTATATAAGACCAAAGGAAGAGTTTTGGAATTGGAAAAAAAAATTTCTTCTTCTCAAGTAGAAATAAAAGGAACGACAGGAATAGGTCATACAAGATGGGCTACTCATGGGATTCCAGATGATATTAATGCTCATCCTCATATTTCTAATTCTAATGAAATTATTATAATTCATAATGGAATTATAGAAAATTATTTTGCCATTAAAATTATTTTATTAAAAAATGGATTTACTTTTAAAAGCAAAACAGATACAGAAGTTCTTGTTAACTTAATCGAATATATTAAAAAAGAAAATAAATTGTCTTTGGAAGAAGCAGTAAGAATTTCTTTAAATGAAATAGTAGGCGCTTATTCTATCGCTGTAGTAGAAAAATCTCATCCTGAAACGGTTATTATTGCAAAATTAGGAAGTCCTTTATCTTTAGGCGTTAATGAGAAAGAATTTTTTGTAGCATCTGACCCTATTTCTTTCGCAGATTATACCAAAAATGTTCTTTATTTAAAAGATGGAGAAATGGCTATTCTTAAAAAAGATAAGGAGTTAGATCTTAGAAAGATTATAGATAATCATAAACTAAATCCAATTATTAAAAAACTTCAAATCAATTTACAAGAAATTGAAAAAGGGAAATATAAATATTTCATGTTAAAAGAAATATACGAACAACCTAAAACGATTTTAGATACTTTACGAGGTCGATTATTAATTCCAGAAAAAATTATTTGTATCAATGGAATTGAATCTAATAAAGATATTTTTGTTAATGCAAAGTGTATAACTATAATAGCATGTGGAACCTCGTGGCATGCTAGTTTAATTGGAGAATATTTATTAGAAGAACTTGCTCGTATTCCAGTAGAAGTAGAGTATGCTTCTGAATTTAGATATAGAAATCCTATCATAAGAAAAAAAGATGTTATTATTGTGATTTCACAATCAGGAGAAACCGCTGATACTTTAGCGGCTTTGAAATTAGCGAAAAAAAAAGGAGCTTTTGTGTTTGGAATTTGCAATGTTGTAGGGTCATCTATTGCACGAAATGTAGATGCAGGTGCTTATACACATGCTGGCCCTGAAATTGGTGTAGCTTCTACAAAAGCTTTTACGGCACAAATTACAGTTCTTATTTTATTAGCTTTGATTATAGGAAAACATAGATCGGTAATTGATAATAGTCGTTATAAGTTTTTATGTCAAGAACTTGGATCTGTTCCAGAAAAAGTTGACTGTGTATTAAAAATGGATGACATTATAAAAAAAATATCTCAAGTATATTATGATGTAAATAATTTTCTTTATCTAGGTAGAGGGATCAATTTTCCCGTTGCTTTAGAGGGGGCTTTAAAATTAAAAGAAATATCCTATATTCATGCAGAAGGATATCCTGCAGCAGAAATGAAGCATGGACCTATTGCTTTAGTTGATGAAAATATGCCGGTGGTTATTATTGCTACAAAAAAAGGATATTATGATAAAATTATCGGTAATATTCAAGAGATCAAAGCTAGAAAAGGAAAAGTTATAGCTATTATTAATGAAAATGACATTCAAGCTAATTTGTTAGCAGATCACGCAATAAGGATCCCCAACATATCTGAAGTGCTAAGTCCATTATTAACTGTTATACCTCTTCAATTGTTAGCTTATCAAATTGCTTATATCCGAGGAGAAAATGTAGACCAACCAAGAAATTTAGCAAAGTCAGTAACAGTGGAATAA
- a CDS encoding uroporphyrinogen-III synthase: MKINNILISQPLNGASHAPYIKLSKNKNVNIDFRSFIEVKGASSSEVRKQKINFSDFTIVIFISKKSVDHYFRLAKSMRFRVPISMKYICQTKTIAYYLQKYIVFRKRKIHIGNKSFQDILPYIKKHSQEKFLLPSSDILKQEIPDMLNKQNVFWKRAILYKMISSDLSDLKHVYYDVLVFFSPIEIKSLFDNFPNFDQNNIKIATFGKNTLDAAYKAGLKIDIKVPTPEFPSMAMALEKYIKKLNTIIY, translated from the coding sequence ATGAAGATAAATAATATTCTTATTTCACAACCTCTTAATGGAGCCTCTCATGCTCCATATATTAAACTTAGTAAAAATAAAAATGTAAATATTGATTTTAGATCTTTCATAGAAGTAAAAGGGGCATCATCCAGTGAAGTGAGAAAACAGAAAATAAATTTTTCTGATTTTACTATAGTTATTTTTATTAGTAAAAAATCCGTAGATCACTACTTTAGATTAGCAAAATCCATGCGTTTTAGAGTTCCCATTTCTATGAAATATATCTGTCAAACAAAAACTATAGCTTATTACTTACAAAAGTATATTGTCTTTCGTAAAAGAAAAATTCATATTGGAAATAAATCATTTCAAGATATACTTCCTTATATTAAAAAACATTCCCAAGAAAAATTTCTTTTACCTTCTTCAGACATATTAAAACAGGAAATTCCAGACATGTTAAATAAACAAAACGTTTTTTGGAAAAGAGCTATTTTATATAAAATGATTTCTAGTGATTTATCTGATTTAAAACATGTATATTATGATGTTTTAGTTTTTTTTAGTCCAATAGAAATCAAATCTTTATTTGATAATTTTCCTAATTTTGATCAAAATAATATTAAAATTGCTACTTTTGGTAAAAATACTTTAGATGCCGCTTATAAAGCGGGATTAAAAATTGATATAAAGGTCCCAACACCAGAATTTCCTTCTATGGCTATGGCTTTAGAAAAATATATTAAAAAATTAAACACAATTATATATTGA
- the folB gene encoding dihydroneopterin aldolase has protein sequence MGKIVLENIKLFGFHGCMPEEKYVGSYYTIHIEVEFDFYQASVDDDLSKTINYVDLYSIVKEEMNIRAKLIEHLAQRIIKRIKEYKKYLIKYTKIKICKEKPPLQGNIDRICVILDDY, from the coding sequence ATGGGAAAAATTGTATTAGAAAATATTAAATTATTTGGATTTCACGGATGTATGCCAGAAGAAAAATATGTTGGATCTTATTATACCATTCATATAGAAGTTGAATTTGATTTTTATCAAGCATCTGTTGATGATGATTTATCCAAAACTATTAATTATGTAGATTTGTATTCTATTGTCAAAGAAGAAATGAATATCAGGGCTAAATTAATTGAACATTTAGCACAAAGAATAATTAAAAGAATAAAAGAATATAAAAAATATTTGATAAAATATACAAAAATAAAAATTTGTAAAGAAAAACCCCCATTACAAGGGAATATAGATAGAATATGTGTGATTTTGGATGATTATTAA
- a CDS encoding superoxide dismutase, translating to MSFKLPKLSYSYKDLEPYIDRKTMDIHYNKHHATYINNLNKAISNTNLINLSIQEILKIAHTESPIIRNNSGGFYNHNFFWEILTPNIKYTHPSGEFNEIIQKNFNSFDSFKENFSKVAANHFGSGWIWLCVKKEKLTICSTENQNNPLMNGMGCEGIPILGLDVWEHAYYLQYQNRRLDYISSFWKIINWIKVEENYKISMKK from the coding sequence ATGTCATTTAAACTCCCAAAATTATCTTATTCATATAAAGATTTAGAGCCTTATATAGATAGAAAAACTATGGATATTCATTATAATAAACATCATGCCACTTATATTAATAATCTAAATAAGGCGATTTCAAATACAAATTTGATAAATTTATCCATACAAGAGATATTAAAAATAGCTCATACAGAATCTCCAATTATACGTAATAATAGCGGAGGTTTTTATAATCATAATTTTTTCTGGGAAATATTAACACCTAATATAAAATATACTCATCCTAGTGGTGAATTTAATGAAATTATTCAAAAAAATTTTAATTCTTTTGATTCTTTTAAAGAAAACTTTTCTAAAGTGGCAGCCAATCATTTTGGTTCTGGATGGATTTGGTTATGCGTAAAAAAAGAAAAATTAACAATTTGTTCTACAGAAAATCAAAACAATCCTCTTATGAATGGGATGGGTTGTGAAGGGATTCCAATATTAGGATTAGATGTTTGGGAACATGCTTATTATTTGCAATATCAAAATCGTCGTTTAGATTATATTTCTTCTTTTTGGAAAATAATAAATTGGATAAAAGTGGAAGAAAATTATAAAATATCTATGAAAAAATAA
- the pgk gene encoding phosphoglycerate kinase, with translation MIKEIKTIDNFNFENQTALIRVDFNVPVNKFYRITDDTRIQYSIPTIQKILSEKGKIVIISHFGRPKGIPLKTHSLKFLVNYLSKKLKITVNFFGDCIGETVIKKVNKLKNGEILLLENLRFYKEEEKEDENFAFELSKLGNIYVNDAFSVAHRFHTSITVLPKFFGKKNVLVFLKREIQYLDQFLYGKGKRPITILLGGSKISSKIEIIENLINFADYILIGGGMSYPFIKIKGGKIGDSLIEKDEKIEKTLKKIFHKYQNKIEIIHLPIDVVAADSFKNEANTKTIPIHSIPNGWMGLDIGPRTIKKFCEIIEKSKTILWNGPMGVFEFQNFSLGTRFIAKTIANSTEKGAFSLIGGGDSLASLRMENCDKKISYLSTGGGAMLDSLKNKMLPGIKAII, from the coding sequence ATGATAAAGGAAATAAAAACTATTGATAATTTTAATTTTGAAAATCAAACTGCTTTAATAAGAGTTGATTTTAATGTTCCCGTAAATAAATTTTATAGAATAACAGATGATACACGTATTCAATATAGTATTCCTACCATTCAAAAAATTCTTTCTGAAAAAGGAAAAATTGTTATCATTTCTCATTTTGGTAGACCAAAAGGGATACCGTTAAAAACTCATTCTCTAAAATTTTTAGTTAATTATTTATCTAAAAAATTAAAAATTACTGTAAATTTTTTTGGAGATTGCATAGGAGAAACTGTAATTAAAAAAGTTAATAAATTAAAAAATGGTGAAATTTTATTATTGGAAAATTTACGTTTTTACAAAGAAGAAGAAAAAGAAGATGAAAATTTTGCTTTTGAATTATCAAAATTAGGAAATATCTATGTGAATGATGCTTTTTCAGTCGCACATCGTTTTCATACTTCTATCACTGTTCTTCCGAAATTTTTTGGAAAAAAAAATGTATTGGTTTTCTTGAAGAGAGAAATTCAATATTTAGATCAATTTTTATATGGGAAAGGAAAAAGACCTATTACTATTTTATTAGGGGGCTCAAAAATATCTTCTAAAATAGAGATTATTGAGAATCTTATTAATTTTGCAGATTATATTCTAATAGGAGGCGGAATGTCTTATCCTTTTATTAAAATAAAAGGAGGAAAAATAGGAGATTCTTTAATCGAAAAAGATGAAAAAATAGAAAAAACATTAAAAAAAATTTTTCATAAATATCAAAATAAAATAGAAATTATTCATCTTCCGATAGATGTTGTAGCAGCTGATTCATTTAAAAATGAAGCTAATACTAAAACCATCCCTATTCATTCTATTCCAAATGGATGGATGGGATTAGATATTGGCCCTCGTACTATAAAAAAATTTTGCGAAATTATAGAAAAATCTAAAACTATTTTATGGAATGGGCCAATGGGAGTTTTTGAATTTCAAAATTTTTCTTTAGGAACTAGATTCATAGCAAAAACTATTGCAAATAGTACTGAAAAAGGAGCATTTTCTTTAATAGGCGGAGGGGATTCTCTTGCTTCATTAAGAATGGAAAACTGTGATAAAAAAATCAGTTATTTATCTACTGGAGGTGGGGCTATGTTAGATAGTTTAAAAAACAAAATGCTACCCGGAATAAAAGCTATAATATAA
- a CDS encoding RpiB/LacA/LacB family sugar-phosphate isomerase — protein MLIAIGSDHTGVYHKYLIINFLIQKGYKIKDFGFSEYNRKVDYPDFVHPTAEFVNKGKANFGIIICGSGNGAAMTANKYKKIRAALVWKKEIAILARKHNNANIISLPARFIDKNKIIKIVEIFLETNFEGGRHKIRIEKIHKILSSSVG, from the coding sequence ATGCTAATAGCAATAGGATCGGATCATACAGGAGTGTATCATAAATATTTAATAATTAATTTTTTAATTCAAAAAGGATATAAAATTAAAGATTTTGGATTTTCGGAATATAATAGAAAAGTTGATTATCCAGATTTTGTTCATCCCACAGCAGAATTTGTAAATAAAGGAAAAGCAAATTTTGGAATTATTATATGTGGTAGTGGAAATGGAGCTGCTATGACAGCTAATAAATATAAAAAAATTCGTGCAGCTTTGGTATGGAAAAAAGAAATTGCTATTTTAGCAAGAAAACATAATAATGCTAATATAATTAGTTTACCAGCACGTTTTATAGATAAAAATAAAATTATAAAAATTGTAGAAATATTTTTAGAAACGAATTTTGAAGGAGGAAGACATAAAATAAGAATAGAAAAAATACATAAAATCCTCAGTAGCTCAGTTGGTTAG
- the gmk gene encoding guanylate kinase, which produces MKKGKMIILSGPSGSGKTTISHCLLSKFPELKFSVSCTTRSIRNNEIHGKDYYFLSTSSFISKIKKYQFAEWEEVYPKLFYGTLKNEIFKIWKSNQHILFDIDVKGGLNLKRQYPNNSLSIFIMVDSVNILKKRLIARYYKNENNNDINIRLNRAKEENNYAKLFDFVLLNIDLYQTKKKAIKIVSNFIYDK; this is translated from the coding sequence ATGAAAAAAGGAAAAATGATTATTTTATCAGGACCTTCTGGATCTGGAAAAACTACTATTTCGCATTGCTTACTTTCAAAATTTCCGGAATTAAAATTTTCTGTTTCATGTACTACACGATCAATTAGAAATAATGAAATACATGGAAAAGATTATTATTTTTTATCTACAAGTTCTTTTATTTCTAAAATAAAAAAATATCAATTTGCAGAATGGGAAGAGGTTTATCCTAAATTATTTTATGGAACTTTAAAAAATGAAATATTTAAAATATGGAAATCAAATCAACATATTTTATTCGATATAGATGTAAAAGGAGGTTTAAATTTAAAACGACAATATCCTAATAATTCATTATCTATATTTATAATGGTAGATTCTGTAAATATTTTAAAAAAAAGATTAATTGCAAGATATTATAAAAATGAGAATAATAACGATATAAATATTCGTTTAAATAGAGCTAAAGAAGAAAATAATTATGCAAAATTATTTGATTTTGTTTTATTAAATATTGATTTATATCAAACAAAAAAGAAGGCGATTAAAATAGTTTCTAATTTTATTTATGATAAATAA
- a CDS encoding aspartate-semialdehyde dehydrogenase: protein MKLGIVGVTGMVGRIMIDLLEKRNFPLSELYISASEKSIGKKFFFRKKVHQVISIYDLFLKKPDIVLFSAGSDISKEWAIKFSDIGSTIIDNSSAWRMHSDKKLIVPEINASCLSKQDKIIANPNCSTIQLVMVLFPLHVEYEISRIVISTYQSVTGTGKKALDQLYQEQEKNGNSSSNVYPYPIYQNVLPHCDYFTDNGYTLEEMKLINETKKIMNDYDIAITATAVRVPVIGGHSESVNITFKKKPNINHIYNILSKTKGIIVQDKPKKNVYPMPLYAHKKDEIFVGRIRKDFSFQNSINIWIVADNLRKGASTNAIQIAEYLIRKKYI, encoded by the coding sequence ATGAAATTAGGAATAGTCGGGGTAACAGGTATGGTAGGTCGTATAATGATTGATCTTTTAGAAAAAAGAAATTTTCCATTGAGTGAGTTATATATTTCTGCTTCTGAAAAATCTATCGGAAAGAAATTTTTTTTCAGAAAAAAAGTACATCAGGTTATTAGTATATATGATTTATTTTTAAAAAAACCTGATATTGTTTTATTTTCTGCGGGGTCTGATATTTCAAAAGAATGGGCTATAAAATTTTCAGATATAGGTTCTACAATTATTGATAATTCTTCTGCATGGAGGATGCATTCTGATAAAAAATTAATTGTCCCTGAAATTAATGCTTCTTGTTTATCTAAACAAGATAAAATTATTGCAAATCCAAATTGTTCCACAATACAATTAGTAATGGTATTATTTCCATTACATGTAGAGTATGAAATTAGTAGAATTGTGATTTCTACCTATCAATCTGTGACAGGAACTGGAAAAAAAGCTTTAGATCAATTATATCAAGAACAAGAAAAAAATGGAAATTCTTCTTCTAATGTATATCCATATCCTATTTATCAAAATGTTTTACCTCATTGTGATTATTTTACGGATAATGGATATACATTAGAAGAAATGAAATTAATAAATGAAACAAAAAAAATAATGAATGATTATGATATAGCAATAACAGCTACTGCTGTACGTGTACCTGTTATAGGAGGACATTCAGAAAGTGTAAATATTACTTTTAAGAAAAAACCTAATATAAATCATATATATAATATTTTATCGAAAACAAAAGGAATAATAGTTCAAGATAAACCTAAAAAAAATGTTTATCCAATGCCATTATATGCTCATAAAAAAGATGAAATTTTTGTAGGTAGAATACGAAAAGATTTTTCATTTCAAAATTCTATAAACATTTGGATAGTAGCAGATAATCTTCGTAAGGGCGCATCGACTAATGCTATTCAAATTGCGGAATATTTAATAAGAAAAAAATATATTTAA
- the topA gene encoding type I DNA topoisomerase: MTKNLVIVESPTKAHTIQTFLGKNYYVVSSYGHIIDLPEKKIGIQIKENFKPSYVILPKKKKLFKIKKLIKDHEIIWLASDEDREGEAIAYQICKIFNISEKKYKRIVFHEITKKAILNAIKKPRPINYNLVYAQQTRRIIDRLVGFQLSPILWKKINKGLSAGRVQSVAVRLIVEQEKKIQNFIPHKVYQIYGKFTNSEQKITFDAKLEKQIENKKIVKNILTLCINSIFIIKKIITKKKKKVLQLHLLLRLYNKKLITNYYSISQTMLLAQKLYEKGFITYLRTDSTNLSKSILLDIKNFILSLYGKKYLSIKKFSKNKKELSQEAHEAIRPTTINYNENYLRSLNIFEKRLYRLIWERTIIGQMTDVIFEKKNIYIQSSYLENFFISTKKNILFDGFMKISNKNKENKLNHFLIKEGTFLEKKEIIAKQITQNHLYRYTEASLVKKLEQLKIGRPSTYVPIIYTIKKRNYVNIQKISKKIETRETFFLKGNLISQKYDEIFEIEKNKFHPTEIGILTTNFLIKNFDEIMNFNFTADLEKNFDNIAKGKQSWIKIIEDFYSGFHKKLEHVKNNVDRIHKERFLGKDPKSKRKIFAKIAKYGPVIQMGEFNNKEKPKFSPLLNKQKIEEISFAEALKIIELPKSLGVFEEKEILLKINKFNIYIKHNNKSIPIDEKIFFNNLLNLKQAINIIIKNRKKIEPK, from the coding sequence ATGACAAAAAATTTAGTAATTGTAGAATCCCCTACTAAAGCTCATACGATACAAACATTTCTTGGAAAAAATTATTATGTAGTATCTAGTTATGGGCATATTATTGATCTTCCAGAAAAAAAAATAGGAATTCAAATTAAAGAAAATTTTAAACCTAGTTATGTCATATTACCTAAAAAAAAAAAATTGTTCAAAATAAAGAAATTAATAAAAGATCATGAAATAATTTGGTTAGCTTCTGATGAAGATCGTGAAGGAGAGGCAATAGCTTATCAAATTTGTAAAATATTTAATATTTCTGAAAAGAAATATAAAAGAATTGTTTTTCATGAAATTACAAAAAAGGCAATTCTTAATGCCATAAAAAAACCAAGACCAATTAATTACAATTTAGTTTATGCACAACAGACTAGACGTATTATAGATCGATTAGTAGGATTTCAATTATCTCCTATTTTATGGAAAAAAATTAACAAAGGTCTTTCTGCAGGTAGAGTTCAATCAGTCGCTGTAAGATTAATAGTAGAACAGGAAAAAAAAATACAAAATTTTATCCCTCATAAAGTTTATCAGATTTATGGGAAATTCACTAATTCTGAACAAAAAATTACTTTTGATGCTAAATTAGAAAAACAAATAGAAAATAAAAAAATAGTCAAAAATATTTTAACATTATGTATTAATAGTATTTTTATAATTAAAAAAATTATTACAAAAAAGAAAAAAAAAGTCCTCCAGCTCCATTTACTACTTCGTCTTTACAACAAGAAGCTTATAACAAATTATTATTCTATATCTCAAACAATGTTATTAGCTCAAAAATTATATGAAAAAGGATTTATTACATACCTTCGAACAGATAGTACAAATTTATCAAAAAGTATATTATTAGATATAAAAAATTTTATACTTTCTTTATATGGAAAAAAATATTTATCTATAAAAAAATTTTCTAAAAATAAAAAAGAATTATCTCAAGAAGCTCATGAAGCAATTCGTCCTACAACTATTAATTATAATGAAAACTATTTACGTTCTTTAAACATATTTGAAAAACGTCTTTATAGACTTATATGGGAACGAACAATTATAGGTCAAATGACAGACGTTATTTTTGAAAAAAAAAATATTTATATTCAATCTTCTTATTTAGAAAATTTTTTTATTTCAACGAAAAAAAATATTTTATTTGATGGATTTATGAAAATATCAAATAAAAATAAAGAAAATAAATTAAATCACTTTTTAATAAAAGAAGGGACTTTTTTAGAAAAAAAAGAAATCATAGCTAAACAAATTACTCAAAATCATTTATATAGGTATACTGAAGCTAGTTTAGTCAAAAAATTGGAACAATTAAAAATTGGAAGACCATCAACTTATGTTCCTATAATATACACTATTAAAAAAAGAAATTATGTTAACATACAAAAAATATCAAAAAAAATAGAAACACGTGAAACTTTTTTTTTAAAAGGAAATTTGATTTCTCAAAAATATGATGAGATTTTTGAAATAGAAAAAAATAAATTTCATCCTACAGAAATAGGAATTTTAACCACTAATTTTCTGATCAAAAATTTTGATGAAATAATGAATTTTAATTTTACTGCAGATTTAGAAAAAAATTTTGATAATATAGCTAAAGGAAAACAATCTTGGATAAAGATTATTGAAGATTTTTATAGTGGATTTCATAAAAAACTGGAACATGTTAAAAATAATGTTGATAGAATTCATAAAGAACGTTTTCTTGGAAAAGATCCAAAATCTAAAAGAAAAATTTTCGCGAAAATAGCTAAATATGGTCCCGTTATTCAAATGGGAGAATTTAATAATAAAGAAAAACCAAAATTTTCTCCTTTATTAAATAAACAAAAAATAGAAGAAATTTCTTTTGCAGAAGCTTTAAAAATTATTGAATTACCAAAATCATTGGGTGTTTTTGAAGAAAAAGAAATTTTATTAAAAATAAATAAATTTAATATTTATATTAAACATAATAATAAATCAATTCCAATTGATGAAAAAATATTTTTTAATAATTTATTAAATTTAAAACAAGCTATTAATATTATAATCAAAAATAGAAAAAAAATCGAACCCAAATAA
- a CDS encoding polyprenyl synthetase family protein, with protein MKIILEKIKNTIKKEIKEFEKQFETIIKSNIPLIDQITHYIIHKKGKLIRPIFVFLIAKMLGPIQKKHIILLVIELIHTATLIHDDVIDNSSLRRGSFSINAIWKNKIAVLIGDYLLSKSLLIATNNNYYDLLKIVCKTIKDMSEGELLQMEKSKKLNITEKIYDQIIYHKTASLIAASCEAGARSVNTDEKTALKMREFGILAGIAFQIKDDLFDYEDEEKNKNLTGKPVGIDLREKKITLPLIHTIQNASKKDQKRILNYIKNYDEKKRYQIIDYVKKYGGLKYATEKMIKFRNDALKILELYPEGVIKETLKIMVNFIIERNQ; from the coding sequence AAAAAACACTATAAAAAAAGAAATAAAAGAGTTCGAAAAACAATTTGAAACTATAATTAAAAGTAATATTCCTCTTATAGATCAAATCACTCATTATATTATTCATAAAAAAGGAAAATTAATTCGTCCTATATTCGTTTTTTTAATAGCTAAAATGTTAGGTCCCATACAAAAAAAACATATCATACTGCTTGTAATTGAACTAATACATACAGCTACACTTATACATGATGACGTTATAGATAATAGTTCTCTTCGTCGTGGATCTTTTTCTATTAATGCTATATGGAAAAATAAAATTGCTGTTTTAATTGGAGATTACTTACTTTCTAAAAGTCTTTTAATTGCAACAAATAATAATTATTATGATTTACTTAAAATTGTATGTAAAACAATAAAAGATATGAGTGAAGGAGAATTACTCCAAATGGAAAAATCTAAAAAATTAAATATTACTGAAAAAATTTATGATCAAATTATTTATCATAAAACGGCAAGTCTAATCGCTGCTTCTTGTGAAGCAGGGGCGCGTTCAGTTAACACAGATGAAAAAACAGCTTTAAAAATGAGAGAATTTGGAATTCTTGCGGGAATAGCCTTTCAAATTAAAGATGATTTATTTGACTATGAAGATGAAGAAAAAAATAAAAATTTAACGGGAAAACCTGTAGGAATAGATTTAAGAGAAAAAAAAATAACACTTCCACTTATTCATACGATTCAAAATGCTTCTAAGAAAGATCAAAAACGTATTTTAAATTACATAAAAAATTATGATGAAAAAAAAAGATATCAAATTATTGATTATGTCAAAAAATATGGAGGTTTAAAATATGCTACTGAAAAAATGATTAAATTTCGTAATGACGCATTAAAAATTTTAGAACTTTATCCAGAAGGAGTAATTAAAGAGACACTAAAAATAATGGTAAATTTTATTATAGAAAGGAATCAATAA